Below is a window of bacterium DNA.
GTGCCGGGAGGGGGACTCGAACCCCCACGGCTTGCGCCATACGCCCCTCAAACGTACGTGTCTGCCAGTTCCACCATCCCGGCGTTCCGCTCGGACCGGCAAAGCCGGATCCTCGCTATAGTCATGGGGAGATCCTGCTCTCCCCCTGAAACCCCCATCGAAGGGAGTAAATAAGCTACTGTTGCGTCTCCGGCGTTGTCAACGGGGCCGCGGGGGCCGTTTCGACCGACGGCGGCAAGGGCACCTTGCCCAGGACGGAGCCTCGGCCCCCGTTCTTCGACAGGGACACGAGGCTCAAGGACGTCGTCAGAAAGATCAAAGCCACCACCGCCGTCAACTTGTTCAAAAAGGTCGCCGCGCCCCGTGGACCGAAGA
It encodes the following:
- the secG gene encoding preprotein translocase subunit SecG; the protein is MELLVTVIHYIVCFFLIIVILLQAGKGADIGAAFGAGGSQTLFGPRGAATFLNKLTAVVALIFLTTSLSLVSLSKNGGRGSVLGKVPLPPSVETAPAAPLTTPETQQ